In Arvicola amphibius chromosome 13, mArvAmp1.2, whole genome shotgun sequence, a genomic segment contains:
- the LOC119799898 gene encoding spermatogenesis-associated protein 31-like, with the protein MENLPSLLESIYATWLSLSSTMDTMDVIFAIVCGLGLYLLLLPFIDSHLSLPLPNIKFTRKPQRQMTWQSRYRKKFQTHSRKDSKAWRESLKKLKEKEKDESFLEEISPGYHLNSLGNMFKSPNTKQDSTILPPFWNLKEKSEEQTATQKLSYPTILGDHFQEKYNQLFWGLPSLHSESLVATAWISQATSTLPCPFFFFNVTSSAYRVQMRDKMSPVHSCTRPLSYLDLQSPPLTLSPSQFQAPAPNQVHPQSPLPALLPSSLPYTIDYGDYGPSCSQSQSQSQCLPTEIQHAEGHLLTKLESRLPLPLMVQRPQEVYDVLAPNLSQDWDRDSILPDNFPISCELREKLEQHIQKWLIQHRWDLSRKIQESLEGMQLQNTVTEPCQTRDKPGPSLPSVSMGDHSKDCHKVRFPLERESGKNLGPILGKISRDPNRYLEKAQVTLQGANLLKSERNPVKSLKRDSRTDSTEQMNNNLESTLKAHMRKKSEQINQGVIPLCVRQSWLAMNDGFSMSDIQMETKNLLPSKSLEKSMSSSQKLAFLDPGAHQALEEHIVRFRVKHRWGLPFKMLKPVNVIKLKKAESLPVALCDLLPSTTSVSGTSSAVEVVRFLGNPCQLREVVIEDSSPSLGSLLLVSSPSCKDIERTLRAFPSGADHEPSQALPTKAESNHHFETLKHNFTGIPSQSGTVLEKERETQEVLLLPRRTSVQNPGAHSHQETTLSEFPQSVETEPVSQPQVYTTAMLLPEHPRSTRLPADTLASQGLGDIVVVGGDKSLVQQKPSTPKHQVSPKSQINVLAPTYRGEETKRHYQSLPKPTQVPPESPFKKLVSRFLRWIHPKKAIKGQESPPKKGKPTGATAQSQQKPAKKKPRVDSNVAEAQELTKTLGQMLEKKMTQQHKLCALKFNQHRKTSPPRAPQSSYGHKPASYSEQRREPSHPGNSSCQRYSTKERRIKDQKYQNIQLSNKPQTPQNPNLLPLNTTLNLLCSSQHGTIVPTVASCHLCCPRHCAVQRNICRQLENSSLIFNRA; encoded by the exons ATGGAGaatcttccctctcttctggaaAGCATATACGCCACATGGCTGAGCCTCAGCTCCACGATGGACACAATGGACGTGATATTTGCCATTGTGTGTGGACTGGGGCTCTACCTTCTGTTACTTCCCTTCATTGATAGTCATCTGTCTTTACCGCTACCCAATATAAAGTTCACCAGGAAG cctcAAAGGCAGATGACCTGGCAGAGTCGATACAGGAAAAAGTTTCAAACTCATTCTAGGAAAGATTCCAAAG CTTGGAGAGAAAGCCTgaaaaagctgaaagaaaaagaaaaagatgaatcaTTTCTAGAAGAAATTAGCCCAGGATACCATTTGAATTCTTTAGGGAACATGTTTAAGTCACCAAATACTAAGCAAGACAGCACTATCCTGCCACCCTTCTGGAAcctgaaagaaaaatcagaagagcAGACAGCCACTCAGAAACTATCATATCCCACCATCTTGGGAGACCATTTTCAAGAGAAATACAACCAGCTTTTTTGGGGTCTCCCTTCTCTGCACAGTGAATCTCTAGTGGCCACTGCCTGGATCTCTCAGGCTACTTCTACTCTCCCttgtccctttttctttttcaatgtcACCTCAAGTGCTTATCGAGTTCAAATGCGGGATAAGATGTCTCCAGTGCATTCCTGTACACGTCCTCTGTCCTACCTGGACCTCCAATCCCCACCCTTAACTCTGTCTCCATCCCAATTCCAGGCCCCAGCTCCGAATCAAGTCCATCCTCAATCCCCTCTCCCAGCCCTACTGCCCTCTTCTCTACCCTACACAATTGACTATGGAGATTATGGACCATCTTGTTCTCAGTCACAAAGTCAGTCGCAGTGCCTCCCTACTGAAATACAACATGCAGAAGGGCACTTGCTTACAAAACTAGAAAGTAGGCTGCCTTTACCCTTGATGGTCCAGAGACCTCAAGAAGTCTATGATGTCTTGGCCCCCAACCTTTCCCAAGACTGGGACCGGGACTCTATCCTTCCTGACAATTTTCCTATCAGCTGTGAGCTCCGAGAAAAACTGGAGCAACACATTCAAAAGTGGCTCATTCAACACCGATGGGACCTTTCTCGTAAGATCCAAGAGTCTCTGGAAGGGATGCAGCTTCAGAACACAGTAACAGAACCTTGCCAAACCAGAGACAAACCAGGCCCCTCACTACCCTCTGTGTCTATGGGTGACCATAGCAAGGATTGCCACAAGGTGAGATTCCCACTAGAAAGGGAATCTGGTAAGAATTTGGGACCTATTCTTGGTAAGATCTCAAGAGATCCAAACAGGTACTTGGAAAAAGCTCAAGTAACATTACAAGGGGCAAATCTTTTGAAGTCAGAAAGAAATCCAGTGAAGAGCTTGAAGAGAGACTCCAGAACTGACTCAACAGAACAGATGAACAACAATCTAGAAAGCACCCTGAAAGCTCATATGCGCAAAAAGTCAGAGCAAATTAATCAAGGTGTGATCCCTCTGTGTGTGCGTCAATCCTGGCTTGCTATGAATGATGGTTTTTCCATGTCTGACATCCAAATGGAAACTAAAAATTTACTACCCTCTAAGAGTTTAGAAAAGTCCATGAGCTCCTCACAGAAGCTTGCCTTTCTTGATCCAGGTGCTCACCAGGCCCTGGAAGAACATATTGTAAGGTTTCGGGTGAAGCACAGGTGGGGCCTACCCTTCAAGATGCTCAAGCCTGTAAATGTCATTAAGCTGAAAAAAGCTGAGTCCTTGCCCGTTGCACTGTGTGACTTGCTACCCTCAACCACCTCTGTATCTGGGACAAGTTCAGCAGTTGAGGTAGTCAGGTTCCTAGGAAATCCATGCCAGTTGAGAGAGGTGGTAATTGAGGATTCTTCTCCATCACTAGGGAGTCTTCTCcttgtctcctctccttcctgtaaGGATATTGAGAGAACCCTGAGAGCATTTCCATCTGGTGCTGACCATGAGCCTTCACAGGCCCTGCCAACCAAAGCAGAGAGCAATCATCATTTTGAAACTCTCAAACATAATTTCACGGGCATACCATCTCAGAGTGGGACTgtcttagagaaagagagagagacccaagAAGTCCTTTTACTGCCTAGAAGGACCAGTGTCCAAAACCCAGGGGCACACAGTCACCAGGAAACAACTCTTAGTGAGTTTCCACAAAGTGTGGAGACAGAACCAGTCAGCCAACCACAAGTCTATACCACTGCTATGCTCCTTCCAGAGCATCCCAGGAGCACACGGCTTCCTGCAGACACTTTGGCTTCCCAGGGGTTAGGTGATATTGTGGTGGTAGGAGGGGACAAGAGCCTTGTGCAGCAGAAGCCCAGTACTCCAAAGCATCAAGTCTCACCAAAGAGCCAAATCAATGTGTTGGCACCTACTTACCGAGGTGAGGAAACTAAAAGACATTATCAGTCTCTGCCAAAACCCACACAGGTTCCTCCAGAAAGCCCCTTCAAAAAACTTGTGAGCCGCTTTCTTCGATGGATTCACCCCAAGAAGGCAATCAAAGGGCAGGAATCTCCTCCTAAGAAAGGTAAGCCTACAGGAGCTACTGCCCAGAGTCAACAGAAGCCAGCCAAAAAGAAACCACGTGTGGACAGCAATGTTGCTGAAGCCCAGGAACTTACGAAAACCCTTGGACAgatgttagaaaagaaaatgacgcAGCAACATAAACTCTGTGCCTTGAAGTTCAATCAGCACAGGAAAACTTCTCCACCCCGTGCCCCTCAGTCTTCTTATGGCCATAAGCCAGCCTCTTACTCAGAGCAAAGAAGAGAACCCAGCCACCCAGGCAATTCCTCCTGCCAAAGGTATTCTACAAAGGAGAGGCGCATCAAAGACCAAAAATATCAGAATATACAATTGAGCAATAAACCCCAGACCCCTCAGAATCCCAATCTCCTGCCTCTCAACACAACCTTGAACCTGCTGTGTTCCTCCCAGCATGGAACAATAGTGCCAACTGTTGCAAGTTGCCATCTCTGCTGTCCTAGGCACTGTGCTGTTCAGAGAAATATCTGTAGACAACTAGAAAATTCCTCTCTAATTTTTAATAGAGCATGA